One genomic segment of Paenibacillus sp. FSL H8-0332 includes these proteins:
- a CDS encoding PH domain-containing protein: protein MAIFNGLLGNATQVELGEVQREYGRILAPNEKIERAYKLVRDMFIFTDKRLILVDKQGMTGKKTEYHSVPYKSITHYSVETAGHFDLDAELCLYISGAGLPLKKTFNKSVDIYEVQAVLSQYILK, encoded by the coding sequence ATGGCGATTTTTAACGGATTGCTGGGCAATGCAACTCAGGTGGAGCTGGGGGAGGTGCAGCGGGAATACGGACGGATTCTGGCTCCGAATGAAAAGATTGAGCGCGCATATAAGCTGGTCCGGGACATGTTTATTTTCACAGACAAGCGGCTGATTCTTGTAGACAAGCAGGGCATGACCGGCAAGAAAACCGAATACCACTCCGTTCCTTACAAAAGCATCACTCATTATTCCGTGGAGACGGCGGGGCATTTCGACCTGGATGCGGAGCTGTGCCTGTATATCTCGGGCGCGGGGCTTCCGCTGAAGAAAACCTTCAACAAATCGGTCGATATCTATGAAGTGCAGGCTGTGCTGTCGCAATATATCCTGAAATAA
- a CDS encoding ABC-F family ATP-binding cassette domain-containing protein: MIISCQNIQKYHGAQLVLSDVTFDIRQGEKIGLIGRNGCGKTTLFHLLSGEERPDQGQLAIRRGSVIGLLAQIQEVNDNETVYAVLQRSFAEQLGWQRRLRELEQEMSSSGAGEDEQAWNRLLKEYGTLQEKFEAAGGYELEASIQRVASGLGIGTEQYDRRFSSLSGGEKTKVGLAELLLRRPDILLLDEPTNHLDMEAIEWLEKFLQSYDGTVLAISHDRYFLDAVVKKVIEIEDGEAFTFHTNYSGYQVEKEARLLQQFADYQEQQKKIKQMQESIKRLIEWGKLNPQNVSFPRRAASMQKALDRMVRVKRPVLERKSMDLQLQQEDRTGNQVVILDRISKSYGERRLFSAASDILRYGETTALIGGNGAGKSTLLKIILGQETPDSGSCTLASRAVVGYLAQEAVPEEGGHSVLRYFREEAGLEEGEARGQLARFLFYGSDVFKSITNLSGGEWTRLRFAILMHKRPNLLILDEPTNHLDIDSREALEEALEEFPGTVLAVSHDRYFINRCFGKLWHIDGGRFSSFSGNYEYYKEKLAEHAEAAQRQEATQPESSGGGTGKPRSVSGRAEASPSAPASPNRKPRPAASWEQDIAAAEAQLALIDAEMLDPQLSSNAEKLAELQGMRDAAQQKLDEMYSGWLSEAEM; the protein is encoded by the coding sequence ATGATTATCTCATGTCAAAATATCCAAAAATACCACGGTGCCCAGCTCGTCCTGAGCGATGTCACCTTCGATATCCGCCAAGGCGAAAAAATCGGCCTGATCGGCCGCAACGGCTGCGGCAAAACCACCCTCTTCCACCTGCTGAGCGGGGAGGAACGCCCGGATCAAGGACAGCTCGCTATCCGCCGGGGCAGCGTCATCGGTCTGCTTGCCCAGATTCAGGAAGTGAACGACAACGAGACGGTCTACGCCGTCCTTCAGCGCAGCTTCGCGGAGCAGCTCGGCTGGCAGCGCCGCCTGCGGGAGCTGGAGCAGGAGATGTCATCCTCCGGTGCGGGCGAAGACGAGCAGGCCTGGAACCGGCTGCTTAAGGAATACGGCACCCTGCAGGAGAAGTTCGAGGCGGCAGGCGGCTATGAGCTGGAAGCCTCGATCCAGCGTGTAGCCTCAGGGCTGGGGATTGGAACGGAGCAGTACGACCGCCGCTTCTCCTCCCTCTCCGGCGGAGAGAAGACCAAGGTAGGGCTGGCCGAGCTGCTGTTGCGCCGTCCCGACATCCTGCTGCTCGATGAGCCGACCAACCATCTGGACATGGAGGCTATCGAGTGGCTGGAGAAGTTCCTCCAGAGCTATGATGGCACGGTTCTGGCAATCTCCCATGACCGTTATTTCCTGGATGCCGTGGTGAAGAAGGTCATTGAGATTGAAGACGGGGAGGCTTTCACCTTCCATACGAACTACAGCGGCTATCAGGTAGAGAAGGAAGCACGGCTCCTTCAGCAGTTCGCCGATTATCAGGAGCAGCAGAAGAAGATCAAGCAGATGCAGGAGAGTATCAAGCGGTTGATTGAATGGGGAAAGCTGAATCCGCAGAACGTTTCGTTCCCCCGCCGGGCAGCTTCCATGCAGAAGGCACTGGACCGGATGGTCAGAGTCAAACGTCCGGTTCTGGAGCGGAAGTCCATGGATCTGCAGCTCCAGCAGGAGGATCGGACCGGCAACCAGGTCGTCATCCTTGACCGGATCAGCAAGTCTTACGGGGAGCGCAGGCTCTTCTCGGCCGCCAGCGATATTCTGCGATACGGCGAGACCACCGCACTAATCGGCGGCAACGGAGCAGGCAAAAGCACCCTGCTGAAGATCATCCTCGGCCAGGAAACACCGGACAGCGGGAGCTGTACCCTTGCTTCCAGAGCCGTGGTCGGTTATCTGGCCCAGGAAGCTGTGCCGGAGGAGGGCGGCCACTCCGTGCTGCGGTATTTCCGCGAGGAGGCCGGACTTGAAGAAGGCGAAGCCCGCGGCCAGCTGGCACGCTTTCTCTTCTACGGCAGCGATGTCTTCAAGAGCATCACTAACCTCTCAGGAGGAGAATGGACCCGTCTGCGCTTCGCGATCCTGATGCACAAGAGGCCGAACCTGCTGATTCTGGATGAGCCGACCAACCATCTGGATATCGATTCCCGTGAAGCGCTGGAGGAAGCGTTGGAGGAGTTCCCCGGCACCGTGCTGGCGGTATCCCATGACCGTTACTTCATCAACCGCTGCTTCGGCAAGCTCTGGCATATTGACGGCGGACGCTTCTCCTCCTTCTCGGGTAACTACGAGTATTATAAGGAAAAGCTGGCCGAACATGCCGAAGCCGCCCAGCGGCAAGAGGCCACGCAGCCGGAATCTTCCGGGGGAGGCACCGGCAAGCCCCGCTCTGTAAGCGGGCGGGCAGAAGCATCCCCATCCGCCCCAGCCAGTCCGAACCGCAAGCCGCGTCCGGCGGCTTCGTGGGAGCAGGACATTGCCGCAGCGGAAGCACAGCTTGCTCTTATCGATGCTGA